A single Fundidesulfovibrio soli DNA region contains:
- a CDS encoding ChaN family lipoprotein, which produces MGLARNLTLAALWAAMLFSPMGCKRYSDLSPEKAAAAPAAFEPGQFLDAQGAPLTPEELAEKAAGAAYVLVGESHPYPCDHLAQARVLEAMSRAGAPPVVGLEMVSLDRQGVLDRFNAGEFGVDDLPAALDWDKTWGHPFEAYRPVFEAARNLGLPLYALNAPREVARKTGKLGLKGLSAEERQGLPEKIIPVSGAQRAELREIFDSHPFGKPKEAKAAWKSFLTVQALWDTTMAYRAVQARRIWDRPVAILAGGGHVERGWGIASRLAAYDPKGARLLIMPWRGNGQPDPAEAGFFAFCPEPPRRPRIGVALETVEGGLSVTAVDQGSKADAAGVRPGDLLVKAQGEQLRTVKDLHAAALRALEQGGTLVLEIGRDGGSVEIDIPLVQPQDQPQDQPQVQPKGRVDAPGS; this is translated from the coding sequence GTGGGATTAGCCCGAAACCTTACGCTGGCCGCCCTCTGGGCGGCCATGCTTTTTTCTCCCATGGGGTGCAAGCGCTACAGCGACCTCTCGCCTGAAAAGGCCGCCGCCGCTCCGGCCGCCTTCGAGCCGGGCCAGTTCCTCGACGCGCAGGGCGCGCCCCTGACCCCAGAGGAACTGGCGGAGAAGGCCGCCGGGGCCGCGTACGTGCTCGTCGGCGAGAGCCACCCCTATCCTTGCGACCACCTGGCCCAGGCCCGGGTGCTCGAGGCCATGAGCCGGGCCGGAGCGCCGCCCGTGGTGGGCCTGGAGATGGTCAGCCTGGACCGTCAGGGCGTCCTGGACCGCTTCAACGCAGGCGAGTTCGGAGTGGACGACCTGCCCGCCGCCCTGGACTGGGACAAGACCTGGGGGCACCCCTTCGAGGCCTACCGCCCCGTGTTCGAGGCGGCCAGGAATCTCGGCCTGCCGCTCTACGCCCTGAACGCCCCGCGCGAGGTGGCCCGCAAGACGGGCAAGTTGGGACTCAAGGGCCTGAGCGCGGAGGAGCGGCAGGGCCTCCCGGAGAAGATCATACCGGTCTCCGGCGCCCAGCGCGCCGAGCTGCGCGAGATTTTCGATTCCCACCCCTTCGGCAAGCCCAAGGAGGCCAAGGCCGCCTGGAAGAGCTTCCTGACCGTGCAGGCCCTCTGGGACACCACAATGGCTTACAGGGCCGTTCAGGCCCGCCGCATCTGGGACAGGCCCGTGGCCATTCTGGCCGGGGGCGGGCACGTGGAGCGCGGCTGGGGCATCGCCTCCAGGCTGGCGGCCTACGATCCCAAGGGCGCGAGGCTCTTGATTATGCCCTGGCGCGGCAACGGCCAGCCCGACCCTGCCGAGGCCGGGTTCTTCGCCTTCTGCCCCGAGCCGCCCCGGCGCCCGCGCATCGGCGTGGCCCTGGAGACCGTCGAGGGAGGGCTCTCGGTCACGGCGGTGGACCAGGGCTCCAAGGCGGACGCCGCCGGGGTCCGCCCCGGCGACCTGCTGGTCAAGGCCCAGGGCGAGCAGCTGAGAACCGTCAAGGACCTTCACGCCGCGGCCTTGCGCGCCCTGGAGCAGGGCGGCACCCTGGTGCTTGAGATCGGGCGCGACGGCGGCAGCGTGGAGATCGACATCCCCCTCGTCCAGCCCCAGGACCAGCCCCAGGACCAGCCCCAAGTCCAGCCCAAGGGCCGGGTGGACGCGCCGGGGTCCTGA
- a CDS encoding phenylacetate--CoA ligase family protein: MTRKDRTEGIYSRREVLDESERRQYYQIQLKDLLSYAYRYSEDVKKRFDRAQFQVGKFKQLSDLKHIPILKKKELIFLQSMGPRLGGLLTKDLGDLRRVFLSPGPIFDPEDREDDYWGWTEGFYATGFRSGDVVQVSFNYHLTPAGLMFEEPLRNLGCAVMPAGPGNSATQLEIMQKLRVTGYVGTPSYLMHLAQKGEESGMNLRKDLFLEVAFVTGEKFSEKMRANLEKKFDLIMRQGYGTADVGCIGYECFQKNGLHIANRAFVEICHPDTGIPLKDGEVGEIVVTAFNKTYPLIRLATGDLSYIDRAPCSCGRTSPRLGNIVGRVDTTARIKGMFVYPHQVEQVISRFEEIKRWQIEVTNPGGIDEMTLLIEASNFKREDELLHMFREKIKLRPELKVLAPGTLPAQIRPIEDKRKWD, from the coding sequence ATGACCCGCAAGGACCGGACCGAAGGCATTTACTCCCGCCGGGAGGTGCTGGATGAATCCGAACGTCGCCAATATTACCAGATCCAGCTCAAGGATCTGCTGAGCTACGCATACCGCTACTCCGAAGACGTCAAGAAGCGCTTCGACCGCGCCCAGTTCCAGGTGGGCAAGTTCAAGCAGCTCTCCGACCTCAAGCACATCCCCATCCTCAAGAAGAAGGAACTCATCTTCCTGCAGTCCATGGGGCCGCGCCTGGGCGGGCTTCTCACCAAGGACCTGGGCGACCTGCGCCGCGTGTTCCTCTCCCCCGGGCCCATCTTCGACCCCGAAGACCGCGAGGACGATTACTGGGGTTGGACCGAGGGCTTCTACGCCACGGGTTTCCGTTCCGGCGACGTGGTCCAGGTGTCCTTCAACTACCACCTGACCCCCGCGGGCCTGATGTTCGAGGAGCCGCTGCGCAACCTCGGCTGCGCCGTGATGCCCGCGGGCCCCGGCAACTCCGCCACCCAGCTGGAGATCATGCAGAAGCTGCGCGTCACCGGCTACGTCGGCACGCCCAGCTACCTGATGCACCTGGCCCAGAAGGGCGAGGAGTCGGGCATGAACCTCCGCAAGGACCTCTTCCTGGAAGTGGCCTTCGTCACGGGCGAGAAGTTCTCCGAGAAGATGCGCGCCAACCTGGAGAAGAAGTTCGACCTGATCATGCGCCAGGGCTACGGCACGGCGGACGTGGGCTGCATCGGCTACGAGTGCTTCCAGAAGAACGGACTGCACATCGCCAACCGCGCCTTCGTGGAGATCTGCCACCCCGACACCGGCATCCCCCTGAAGGACGGCGAAGTGGGCGAGATCGTGGTCACGGCCTTCAACAAGACCTACCCCCTGATCCGCCTGGCCACCGGCGACCTCTCCTACATCGACCGCGCGCCGTGCTCCTGCGGGCGCACCTCGCCTCGCCTGGGCAACATCGTGGGCCGCGTGGACACCACCGCCCGCATCAAGGGCATGTTCGTGTACCCGCACCAGGTGGAGCAGGTCATCTCCCGCTTCGAGGAGATCAAGCGCTGGCAGATCGAGGTCACCAACCCCGGCGGCATCGACGAGATGACGCTGCTCATCGAGGCCAGCAACTTCAAGCGCGAAGACGAGCTGCTGCACATGTTCCGCGAGAAGATCAAGCTGCGCCCCGAACTCAAGGTGCTGGCGCCGGGCACGCTGCCCGCGCAGATCCGGCCCATCGAGGACAAGCGCAAGTGGGATTAG